The Chryseobacterium suipulveris genome window below encodes:
- a CDS encoding M1 family metallopeptidase, translated as MNLKSFFIFFFCPLIAFAQNIQNNPQSNHGNKFEQLGTILPTPNIYRTASGAPGHGYWQNRADYEIAAYLDEDKRNLKGSETVTYYNNSPDDLDYLWLQLDENEQSTVKNAGYQSSSKLPQTINAEHLKDLEIPVKDNGYGVNIEKVTDAAGNPLKYFVNKTMMRIDLPKVLKKGEKLVFKVDWNYNIPNRMTMGGRGGYENFPEDGNDLYTITQWFPRMCVYSDFKGWQNNQFTGRGEFALPFGNYKVSMNVPADHIVAATGVGKNFKEVLSSTQFARWQKAQNSNEPIEIVTLDEAQKAEKTKSTQRKTWIFEAENVRDFAWTSSRKFIWDGMKVVIPENNNPVMAMSLYPKESYHLYRKFSTKAVAHTILTYSEFTIPYPYPVAQSVEAANGMEYPMICFNFGRTEKDGTYSEGIKNGMIGVIIHEVGHNFFPMIINSDERQWSWMDEGLNTFVEYLTEERWDNKFPSRRGPAHTIVDYMKLPKDQLEPIMTNSENINHFGPNAYAKPATGLNILRETIMGRELFDKAFKTYSKRWAFRHPEPADFFRTMNDASAENLDWFWRGWFYGIDPVDISIDKVTVAEPDLNAVPKPQEITYTVDKPQQNDFEDISKIRNREDKNILFYTDNDKQTRDFYWRYNRGLEKVDTNKKYTLTNDIYEKLPEADKVNLKNVRGYQIDFGNKGGMVMPIILEFTFEDGSKVNDKVAAQIWRKDEGKVSLTYFFNKKLKSIQLDPMRETADIDTSNNFWGDAQQPASKFEVFREKQHSSARGAAKGMINPMQAAGKK; from the coding sequence ATGAATCTCAAATCTTTTTTCATCTTCTTTTTTTGTCCCCTTATTGCTTTCGCACAGAATATTCAGAATAATCCACAAAGCAACCACGGAAATAAATTTGAGCAGCTGGGAACAATTCTCCCTACTCCAAACATTTACCGAACAGCTTCTGGAGCTCCTGGTCACGGTTATTGGCAAAACAGAGCAGACTACGAAATCGCTGCCTACCTCGACGAAGACAAAAGAAATCTGAAAGGATCAGAAACGGTAACGTACTACAATAATTCACCCGATGACCTCGATTATCTTTGGCTTCAACTGGATGAAAACGAGCAGTCAACCGTAAAAAATGCTGGGTATCAAAGTTCAAGCAAATTGCCTCAAACCATTAATGCCGAACATTTGAAAGATCTTGAGATTCCTGTAAAAGACAACGGTTATGGGGTAAATATTGAAAAAGTGACCGACGCCGCAGGAAATCCACTCAAATATTTCGTCAACAAAACGATGATGCGAATAGATTTGCCAAAAGTTTTGAAGAAGGGAGAAAAACTGGTTTTTAAGGTAGACTGGAATTACAATATCCCCAACCGAATGACAATGGGAGGAAGAGGCGGTTACGAAAATTTCCCTGAAGACGGAAACGATCTGTACACGATTACGCAATGGTTTCCGAGAATGTGTGTTTACAGTGATTTCAAAGGATGGCAAAACAACCAGTTCACAGGTCGCGGCGAATTTGCGCTCCCTTTCGGAAACTATAAAGTATCAATGAATGTTCCTGCAGATCATATCGTTGCAGCAACGGGAGTAGGAAAAAATTTCAAAGAAGTGCTTTCTTCCACACAGTTTGCCCGATGGCAAAAAGCGCAGAATTCCAACGAACCTATTGAAATCGTAACTTTAGACGAAGCCCAAAAAGCTGAGAAAACCAAATCCACACAAAGAAAAACCTGGATTTTTGAAGCCGAAAATGTGCGTGATTTTGCGTGGACTTCATCCCGAAAATTTATCTGGGACGGAATGAAAGTCGTGATCCCCGAAAACAATAATCCCGTGATGGCGATGAGTCTTTATCCAAAGGAATCTTATCACCTTTACCGAAAATTCTCCACAAAAGCTGTTGCACACACAATCCTCACCTACTCCGAATTCACCATTCCTTATCCGTATCCGGTTGCTCAGTCTGTAGAAGCGGCAAACGGAATGGAATATCCGATGATCTGCTTTAACTTCGGAAGAACCGAGAAAGACGGCACCTATTCCGAAGGAATAAAAAATGGAATGATCGGCGTAATCATCCACGAAGTGGGACACAACTTTTTCCCGATGATCATCAATTCCGACGAAAGACAATGGTCATGGATGGATGAAGGATTAAACACTTTCGTAGAATATCTTACCGAAGAACGGTGGGACAATAAATTCCCTTCACGTCGTGGTCCAGCTCACACCATCGTAGATTATATGAAACTTCCGAAAGATCAGCTGGAACCGATTATGACCAATTCTGAGAACATCAATCATTTCGGTCCGAATGCCTACGCAAAACCAGCAACCGGACTCAATATTCTTCGGGAAACAATTATGGGGCGTGAACTTTTTGACAAAGCATTCAAAACCTATTCGAAAAGATGGGCGTTCCGTCATCCGGAACCGGCAGATTTTTTTAGAACGATGAATGATGCAAGTGCAGAAAACCTCGATTGGTTTTGGCGTGGCTGGTTCTATGGAATCGATCCTGTTGACATTTCCATCGATAAAGTTACCGTTGCCGAACCCGATTTGAATGCAGTCCCAAAACCGCAGGAAATCACGTACACTGTTGATAAACCTCAACAAAACGATTTCGAAGACATCTCAAAAATCCGAAACCGCGAAGACAAAAATATCCTGTTCTATACCGATAATGACAAGCAAACCCGTGATTTCTACTGGAGATACAACCGGGGACTGGAAAAAGTGGACACCAATAAAAAGTACACTCTGACTAATGACATATATGAAAAGTTGCCAGAAGCAGATAAAGTAAATTTGAAGAACGTGCGTGGTTACCAAATTGATTTCGGCAACAAAGGTGGAATGGTAATGCCGATTATTCTGGAGTTCACTTTCGAGGACGGGTCAAAAGTAAACGACAAAGTTGCCGCCCAAATCTGGCGAAAAGACGAAGGAAAGGTTTCACTCACCTACTTTTTCAACAAAAAACTGAAATCCATCCAACTCGACCCGATGCGCGAAACTGCAGACATCGACACCTCCAATAATTTCTGGGGCGATGCTCAGCAACCGGCTTCCAAATTCGAAGTATTCCGCGAAAAACAGCACAGCTCTGCAAGAGGCGCCGCCAAAGGAATGATTAATCCGATGCAGGCAGCAGGGAAAAAGTAG